The Lynx canadensis isolate LIC74 chromosome D1, mLynCan4.pri.v2, whole genome shotgun sequence genome has a segment encoding these proteins:
- the CCDC86 gene encoding coiled-coil domain-containing protein 86: MDTPLRRSRRLEGLNPESPDTPASVLQARRALVEFRSDPEETREPGSPRSARQPGLESPRRQPETSPGSPILPQGAGLGSPRREPEPGPGSLQRQQDPGPESPPILPESGPESPGFQPKLSGESAESSQAHEELDSELALNKKELTPGSPRHQLQPGPASPEPYLGQQAPGPEPSRPLQELTAQSPCSPRGQHEPSKPPPAGETVRSGLGAKKRTSSSAQAPASKKLKEVEEVPVIPKGKPKSGRVWKDRSKKRFSQMVQDKPLRTSWQRKMKDRQERKLAKDFARHLEEEKERRRQEKKQRRAENLKRRLENERRAEVVQVIRNPAKLKRAKKKQLRSIEKRDTLALLQKQPPQGPAAKV, from the exons ATGGATACACCGCTCAGGCGCAGCCGGCGGCTGGAAGGCCTAAACCCTGAGTCCCCCGACACCCCCGCCTCAGTTTTACAGGCGAGACGGGCCCTTGTGGAGTTCAGGTCGGACCCAGAAGAAACGAGGGAACCCGGGTCACCTCGGAGTGCGCGGCAACCCGGCCTGGAGTCCCCCCGACGTCAGCCGGAGACAAGCCCGGGATCGCCTATTCTACCGCAGGGTGCAGGCTTGGGGTCCCCCCGAAGGGAGCCAGAGCCGGGCCCAGGGTCCCTCCAGCGCCAGCAAGATCCAGGCCCGGAGTCGCCCCCAATACTTCCGGAGTCGGGTCCAGAATCCCCCGGATTTCAGCCAAAGCTAAGTGGGGAGTCCGCAGAGTCCTCCCAGGCCCATGAAGAACTGGACTCGGAGTTGGCCCTGAATAAGAAGGAGCTGACCCCGGGGTCTCCCCGACATCAGCTGCAGCCGGGCCCAGCATCACCAGAACCTTACCTGGGTCAGCAAGCGCCGGGTCCGGAGCCCTCGCGGCCACTACAGGAGCTGACAGCGCAGTCACCCTGCTCCCCCCGGGGTCAGCATGAGCCGAGCAAGCCACCTCCGGCCGGCGAGACGGTGAGAAGCGGCCTCGGGGCAAAGAAGCGGACGAGCTCTTCAGCCCAGGCCCCAGCGTCCAAGAAGttgaaggaggtggaggaggttcCTGTAATCCCTAAGGGAAAGCCCAAATCGGGGCGGGTGTGGAAGGACCGCTCCAAGAAAAG GTTCTCCCAGATGGTTCAGGACAAGCCCCTGCGCACATCCTGGCAGCGGAAGATGAAGGACCGGCAAGAGAGGAAGCTGGCCAAGGACTTTGCTCGGCacctggaggaggagaaggagagacgCCGGCAG GAGAAGAAACAGCGCCGGGCCGAGAACCTGAAACGCCGCCTGGAGAATGAGCGGAGGGCAGAGGTCGTCCAAGTG atccGAAACCCTGCCAAACTCAAGCGGGCAAAGAAGAAGCAGCTTCGCTCCATCGAGAAGCGGGACACGCTGGCGCTGCTGCAGAAGCAGCCCCCCCAGGGACCAGCGGCCAAGGTCTGA
- the PTGDR2 gene encoding prostaglandin D2 receptor 2: protein MSANVTLKPLCPILEQMSRIQSHSNSSIRYMDHVSVLLHGLASLLGLAENGLILFVVGCRMRQTVVTTWVLHLALSDLLATASLPFFTYFLAVGHSWELGTTFCKLHSSVFFLNMFASGFLLSAISLDRCLQVVRPVWAQNHRTVAAAHRVCLVLWALAVLNTVPYFVFRDTIPRLDGRIMCYYNVLLLNPGPDRDATCNSRQAALAVSKFLLAFVVPLAIIASSHAVVSVQLRHRGRRRPSRFVRLVAAVVAAFALCWGPYHVFSLLEARAHADATLRPLVWRGLPFVTSLAFINSVVNPLLYVLTCPDVLRKLRRSLRSVLESVLLDDSELGGLGSSRRRRASGPRPAPRPAPGRPAAGPPRLLAWLCGGRVASAERARARSQDESGPLNRALSTTSG, encoded by the coding sequence ATGTCTGCCAACGTCACGCTGAAGCCGCTCTGCCCCATCCTGGAGCAGATGAGCCGCATCCAAAGCCACAGCAACTCCAGCATCCGCTACATGGACCACGTGTCGGTGCTGCTGCACGGGCTGGCCTCGCTGCTGGGCCTGGCGGAGAACGGACTCATCCTCTTCGTGGTGGGCTGCCGCATGCGCCAGACCGTGGTCACCACCTGGGTGCTGCACCTGGCGCTGTCCGACCTGCTGGCCACCGCCTCCCTGCCCTTCTTCACTTACTTCCTGGCCGTGGGCCACTCGTGGGAGCTGGGCACCACCTTCTGCAAGCTGCACTCCTCCGTCTTCTTCCTCAACATGTTCGCCAGCGGCTTCCTGCTCAGCGCCATCAGCCTGGACCGCTGCCTGCAGGTGGTGCGGCCCGTGTGGGCGCAGAACCACCGCACGGTGGCCGCGGCCCACAGGGTCTGCCTGGTGCTCTGGGCCCTGGCCGTCCTCAACACGGTGCCCTACTTCGTGTTCCGGGACACCATCCCGCGGCTGGACGGCCGCATCATGTGCTACTACAACGTGCTGCTCCTGAACCCGGGGCCCGACCGCGACGCCACGTGCAACTCGCGCCAGGCGGCCCTGGCCGTCAGCAAGTTCCTGCTGGCCTTCGTCGTGCCGCTGGCCATCATCGCCTCCAGCCACGCGGTCGTGAGCGTGCAGCTGCGCCACCGCGGCCGCCGGCGGCCCAGCCGCTTCGTGCGCCTGGTGGCGGCCGTGGTGGCGGCCTTCGCGCTCTGCTGGGGGCCCTACCACGTGTTCAGCCTGCTGGAGGCGCGCGCGCACGCCGACGCGACGCTGCGGCCGCTCGTGTGGCGCGGCCTGCCCTTCGTCACCAGCCTGGCCTTCATCAACAGCGTGGTCAACCCGCTGCTCTACGTGCTCACGTGCCCCGACGTGCTGCGCAAGCTGCGGCGCTCGCTGCGGAGCGTGCTGGAGAGCGTGCTGCTGGACGACAGCGAGCTGGGCGGCTTGGggagcagccgccgccgccgcgcctccggcccccgccccgccccccgccccgcccccggccgcccGGCCGCCGGGCCCCCGCGCCTGCTCGCCTGGCTGTGCGGCGGCCGCGTGGCGTCCGCGGAGAGGGCCCGGGCCCGGTCCCAGGACGAGAGCGGCCCCCTGAACCGGGCGCTGAGCACCACCTCGGGGTAA